A single Chloracidobacterium sp. DNA region contains:
- a CDS encoding DUF4173 domain-containing protein: MNKRTRSGLAIIQVAVVLGILGDVLLRQTPWGLNVLLFNLAFAASLFLLLRRHAPERLTAQTYALLGAQVFFASMFVWRDATELRIADTFAIITILGVMFLPTLKIPARVAGVFQYVIGVLWAGINAFFATGVLLGSDISWNDLQIDGRKKYFVSVARGVLIAAPLILIFGALFMAADAVYDGWVRTTLNVDLTTLFSHGIMFTLFTWLTAGYFRGALFAGVAAAPETSLSILQPAASARSESKVDRFRAESGEYPVVLPDGKTVVEHINTTDEHAAGELQSEASEAAGPKQPAWSWANIDNSIVPGFTLGPVEVGVILGLVNLLFISFVIFQVPYLFGGMEMVQNTPDFKLAEYARRGFGELVTVAALVLPMLLVSHWLLKKESSAAIKLFRVLAGIQIALLFVIMASAVQRLVLLTGNLGYGMTTVRLYPMIFMIWLAIVFVWFAATVLRGARQHFAWGALWSAFLILGATHILNPDAFIVKTNIALMQQGRDFDAFYNSSLSDDAIPVLLENLSLMSLDDRCEVGSGLHYRYRQLGKSFDVRSYNRSSGNAYRLLVANDPMLHQTDGCDESFKNDKPATSPPE; this comes from the coding sequence ATGAACAAACGTACTAGATCGGGCCTGGCGATCATCCAGGTTGCAGTTGTCCTAGGGATACTTGGCGACGTTCTCCTGCGGCAGACGCCCTGGGGCTTGAACGTATTACTTTTTAATCTCGCGTTCGCCGCGAGCCTGTTCCTATTGCTTCGCCGTCACGCACCTGAGCGGCTTACGGCTCAAACTTATGCACTGCTCGGGGCACAGGTGTTCTTTGCATCGATGTTCGTCTGGCGTGATGCGACCGAGTTGCGAATTGCTGATACGTTTGCCATCATCACGATCCTTGGCGTAATGTTTTTGCCTACCCTAAAGATCCCGGCCAGGGTGGCGGGCGTTTTCCAATATGTGATCGGTGTGCTGTGGGCGGGCATTAACGCGTTTTTCGCGACCGGCGTTTTGCTGGGTAGCGATATCAGTTGGAACGACCTGCAGATCGACGGCCGAAAAAAATACTTTGTATCTGTAGCGCGCGGCGTATTGATCGCGGCCCCGCTCATTCTTATTTTCGGAGCTCTGTTTATGGCGGCGGACGCAGTCTATGACGGATGGGTTCGCACCACGCTCAATGTCGACCTCACCACACTATTTTCGCACGGGATAATGTTCACTCTATTCACCTGGCTAACAGCGGGCTATTTTCGCGGAGCTCTTTTTGCGGGAGTAGCAGCCGCCCCGGAAACCTCGCTTTCGATCTTACAGCCCGCGGCATCGGCGCGAAGCGAAAGCAAGGTTGACCGTTTTCGTGCCGAATCAGGTGAGTACCCGGTCGTTTTGCCGGACGGTAAAACGGTGGTCGAACATATAAACACGACAGATGAGCACGCGGCGGGAGAACTACAGTCGGAGGCGTCTGAAGCTGCCGGACCAAAACAACCTGCATGGTCCTGGGCGAATATCGATAACTCGATCGTCCCCGGATTTACGCTCGGCCCGGTCGAGGTCGGCGTGATACTCGGTCTTGTCAACCTGCTCTTTATCAGCTTTGTTATCTTTCAGGTCCCGTACCTTTTTGGTGGTATGGAAATGGTGCAGAATACTCCGGATTTCAAGCTTGCGGAATACGCTCGAAGAGGTTTTGGCGAACTCGTCACGGTCGCGGCCCTTGTCCTGCCGATGCTGCTAGTTTCTCATTGGCTTTTGAAGAAGGAAAGCTCGGCGGCAATTAAGCTATTTCGGGTGCTTGCGGGCATCCAGATCGCTCTTCTCTTCGTGATAATGGCGTCGGCCGTTCAGCGACTTGTGTTATTAACTGGCAACCTCGGCTACGGTATGACAACCGTTAGATTGTACCCGATGATCTTTATGATCTGGCTGGCGATCGTATTCGTATGGTTCGCAGCAACGGTGCTTCGCGGAGCCAGACAGCATTTCGCCTGGGGAGCACTTTGGTCAGCATTCTTAATACTCGGTGCGACACACATACTGAATCCGGACGCATTTATCGTTAAGACGAACATAGCACTAATGCAGCAGGGGCGAGACTTTGATGCCTTTTACAACTCAAGTCTTAGCGATGATGCGATCCCGGTGTTGTTGGAAAACTTGTCGCTGATGTCGCTCGATGATCGTTGTGAGGTAGGCTCCGGACTTCATTATCGCTATCGACAACTCGGTAAATCGTTCGACGTCCGGTCGTATAACCGTTCGAGCGGCAACGCCTATAGACTCTTGGTCGCAAACGACCCGATGCTGCATCAAACCGATGGTTGTGACGAGAGCTTCAAAAACGATAAACCCGCCACCTCGCCCCCAGAGTGA
- the xerD gene encoding site-specific tyrosine recombinase XerD, with protein sequence MKRDLVREYLSYCRVEKGLAANSIASYENDLSRLSEWADKNGHDLLHLDRRDLREWLIDLGAVKLSENSKRRMISAVRGFYKFLMFEGHVTKNPAEDLAAPQKGFYLPRFLNQNEIETLLEFPDVSTPTGLRDRALLELMYACGLRVSEVVDLKLQDLDLDGGILTCTGKGSKTRRVPVGSSAIEWVKTYIAARRKIENIDIDRLFINLNGSPLTRQAIHLVIKSYAEKCGFVGVSPHTLRHSFATHLVQNNADIRSVQQMLGHADISTTQIYTHITSAQLKRNYERFHPRSRAK encoded by the coding sequence GTGAAACGTGACCTTGTCCGTGAATATTTAAGTTACTGTCGGGTCGAAAAGGGCTTGGCGGCAAACTCGATCGCGAGTTACGAGAATGATCTGTCGCGTCTGAGCGAGTGGGCGGACAAGAACGGGCACGACCTTTTGCACTTGGACCGCCGCGATCTGCGTGAATGGCTGATCGATCTCGGGGCAGTGAAATTGTCTGAGAACTCCAAGCGGCGAATGATCAGTGCCGTTCGTGGTTTCTATAAGTTCCTGATGTTCGAGGGACACGTCACGAAAAATCCTGCCGAAGACTTGGCTGCACCTCAAAAGGGATTCTATCTGCCGCGATTTCTTAATCAAAACGAGATAGAGACACTGTTGGAATTTCCGGATGTGTCGACCCCGACAGGGCTCCGGGACCGAGCGTTACTGGAGTTGATGTACGCGTGTGGGTTGCGTGTATCCGAGGTGGTTGATCTGAAATTGCAGGACCTCGATTTGGACGGAGGCATTTTGACTTGCACGGGGAAAGGGTCAAAAACGCGAAGGGTTCCGGTCGGATCGAGTGCGATCGAATGGGTCAAAACATACATTGCAGCTCGGCGAAAGATCGAAAATATTGATATTGATCGACTCTTTATCAACCTTAACGGTTCGCCGCTCACACGTCAGGCGATCCATCTTGTGATCAAGAGCTACGCCGAAAAATGCGGTTTTGTCGGCGTATCACCGCACACATTGAGGCATTCGTTTGCCACACATCTGGTACAAAATAATGCGGATATCCGCTCCGTGCAACAAATGCTCGGGCACGCCGACATTTCGACGACGCAGATCTACACACACATCACCAGCGCCCAGCTCAAACGAAACTACGAACGCTTCCATCCACGCTCGCGCGCCAAATAG
- the tuf gene encoding elongation factor Tu, giving the protein MSKEKFDRSKPHVNIGTIGHVDHGKTTLTAAITKVMSKHNAKMTFRSFDSIDNAPEEKARGITIATSHVEYETANRHYAHVDCPGHADYVKNMITGAAQMDGAILVVAATDGPMPQTREHILLGRQVGIPTMVVFMNKVDMVDDEEMLELVDMEIRELLTSYEFPGDDTPIIQGSALKALEGDPAWEAKIDELMQAVDDFIPTPARETDKPFLMPVEDIFTIQGRGTVATGRIERGQINVNEPVEIVGIKDTRNSVVTGVEMFKKLLDSGMAGDNVGLLLRGVERKEIERGQVIAKPGSITPHTKFKAEAYVLTKEEGGRHTPFFTGYRPQFYFRTTDVTGVADLPAGVEMVMPGDNIQMEITLIAPIAMEKGLRFAIREGGRTVGAGTVSDIVE; this is encoded by the coding sequence ATGAGTAAGGAAAAATTTGACCGCAGCAAGCCGCACGTAAACATTGGAACGATCGGACACGTGGATCACGGCAAGACGACATTGACGGCAGCGATCACGAAAGTGATGTCGAAGCACAATGCAAAGATGACGTTTCGCTCGTTCGATTCGATCGACAATGCACCTGAGGAGAAGGCACGAGGAATTACAATTGCTACTTCGCACGTGGAGTATGAGACGGCCAATCGTCACTACGCCCACGTCGACTGTCCGGGCCACGCTGATTATGTTAAGAACATGATCACGGGAGCGGCACAGATGGACGGAGCTATCCTTGTGGTTGCAGCGACTGACGGCCCTATGCCTCAGACCCGTGAGCACATCCTGTTGGGACGCCAGGTCGGTATCCCGACGATGGTCGTGTTCATGAACAAAGTTGACATGGTCGACGACGAAGAAATGCTCGAGCTGGTCGACATGGAGATCCGCGAGCTGCTGACAAGCTATGAATTCCCGGGCGACGACACACCGATCATTCAGGGTTCAGCACTTAAGGCACTCGAAGGCGACCCGGCGTGGGAAGCAAAGATCGACGAGTTGATGCAGGCGGTAGATGATTTTATCCCGACACCTGCCCGCGAGACGGACAAGCCGTTCCTGATGCCTGTGGAAGACATCTTTACGATCCAGGGTCGTGGAACAGTGGCAACGGGCCGAATCGAGCGTGGACAGATCAACGTCAACGAACCGGTCGAGATCGTCGGTATCAAGGATACGAGGAATTCGGTCGTGACCGGCGTTGAGATGTTCAAGAAGCTTCTCGACAGCGGAATGGCAGGCGACAACGTCGGACTGCTGCTCCGCGGAGTTGAGCGAAAGGAGATCGAACGCGGACAGGTAATCGCCAAGCCGGGTTCCATCACACCGCACACGAAGTTCAAGGCTGAGGCATACGTCCTCACCAAAGAAGAAGGCGGACGCCACACCCCGTTCTTTACGGGATATCGCCCGCAGTTCTACTTCAGAACAACGGACGTGACCGGCGTTGCAGACCTTCCGGCCGGAGTCGAGATGGTGATGCCGGGTGACAACATCCAGATGGAGATCACGCTGATCGCTCCGATCGCAATGGAAAAGGGCCTCCGCTTCGCTATTCGCGAAGGTGGCCGCACGGTCGGTGCCGGTACCGTTTCGGATATCGTGGAATAA
- the rpmG gene encoding 50S ribosomal protein L33 gives MPRDNIILQCTECKERNYATTKNKKNTPNRLEFKKFCRRCRCHTLHRENK, from the coding sequence ATGCCGAGAGATAATATTATTTTGCAGTGCACTGAGTGCAAAGAACGCAACTACGCGACGACCAAGAACAAAAAGAACACGCCGAACAGGCTGGAGTTCAAAAAGTTCTGCCGCCGTTGCCGTTGCCATACGCTGCACAGAGAGAATAAGTAG
- the secE gene encoding preprotein translocase subunit SecE: protein MSEAVAPIEGKHKEGIGDFVKHTRAELDKTSFPASEDIKNTTIIVIVSVLFFAAYLFLVDHGWTYLLEGLTWLVNKLAGV from the coding sequence GTGTCAGAAGCTGTAGCTCCGATCGAAGGAAAACATAAAGAGGGCATTGGCGATTTCGTCAAGCATACGCGGGCTGAACTCGACAAAACGTCGTTTCCGGCATCCGAAGATATCAAGAACACCACGATCATCGTGATCGTGAGCGTGTTATTTTTTGCGGCGTATCTCTTCCTCGTCGATCACGGCTGGACATATCTTCTCGAAGGGTTGACTTGGCTGGTAAATAAACTTGCCGGCGTTTAG
- the nusG gene encoding transcription termination/antitermination protein NusG produces MNQWFFIHTYSGHENKVRESLEARIRDMELAEQITGVLLPKEKVVEMRGNKEYVSERMFYPGYVLVQIECDEKGKIPDNVFHVIKATPKVTGFLGGKAPTPLTQLEVDQILHNIDVATEKPKPKFSYEVGEVVRIKSGPFASFTGKVEEVNEDKATLKVSITIFGRSTPYELSFLEVEKVTFAEEE; encoded by the coding sequence ATGAATCAGTGGTTTTTTATCCACACATATTCCGGGCACGAGAACAAGGTTCGCGAGAGTCTGGAGGCACGCATTCGCGATATGGAACTCGCCGAGCAGATCACGGGCGTTCTATTACCAAAAGAAAAAGTCGTCGAGATGCGTGGCAACAAGGAATATGTCTCTGAACGAATGTTCTATCCCGGTTATGTGCTGGTTCAGATCGAGTGTGACGAAAAGGGCAAGATCCCTGACAACGTATTTCACGTGATCAAAGCGACGCCGAAAGTCACCGGATTTCTGGGCGGCAAAGCTCCGACACCGCTGACCCAATTGGAGGTCGATCAGATCCTCCACAATATAGATGTCGCGACCGAAAAGCCGAAGCCGAAGTTTTCGTATGAGGTTGGTGAGGTCGTCAGGATCAAATCCGGCCCGTTTGCCAGCTTTACCGGCAAGGTCGAAGAGGTCAATGAGGACAAGGCTACCTTGAAGGTGTCGATAACGATCTTTGGACGATCGACTCCATACGAACTTAGCTTCCTCGAAGTCGAAAAGGTTACTTTTGCAGAAGAAGAATAG
- the rplK gene encoding 50S ribosomal protein L11, protein MAKKISGYIKLQIPAGKANPAPPIGPALGQHGVNIMEFCKAFNAKTQNDDPDMKIPVVITVYADRSFSFETKTPPAADLLRKAAGVAKGSGKPNREKVGSVTRAKIEEIAKLKMADLNTSNLESAMKTIEGTAKSMGISVD, encoded by the coding sequence ATGGCAAAGAAGATATCAGGCTACATTAAGTTGCAGATCCCCGCCGGCAAGGCGAATCCGGCGCCGCCGATCGGCCCGGCACTTGGTCAGCACGGCGTTAACATTATGGAGTTTTGCAAGGCGTTTAACGCCAAAACGCAAAACGACGATCCGGATATGAAAATACCGGTCGTGATCACGGTCTACGCTGACCGTTCGTTCTCGTTCGAAACGAAAACGCCGCCGGCAGCCGATCTCCTTAGAAAGGCAGCGGGAGTTGCAAAGGGTTCGGGTAAACCGAATAGAGAAAAGGTCGGCTCGGTAACGCGTGCGAAGATCGAAGAGATCGCCAAGTTAAAAATGGCCGATCTCAACACGTCGAATCTCGAGTCGGCAATGAAGACGATCGAGGGAACTGCGAAATCGATGGGAATCTCGGTCGATTAA
- a CDS encoding 50S ribosomal protein L1, whose amino-acid sequence MKRGKKYLAALEKIELHKKHTLEEAVAKLKEVAFAKFDETVELTMWLGVDPRKADQLVRGTIVLPHGLGGAAKKIVVIAQGDKVREAEEAGADMAGGDEILEKIKGGWLDFDALIATPDMMGKVGQLGKVLGPRGLMPNPKTGTVTMDVKTAIEETKAGKVEYRVDKTGVIHSPVGKVSFDDAKLAENTRVLIGAVMKAKPTTAKGRYLKKINLAATMSPGVLLDELAYA is encoded by the coding sequence ATGAAAAGAGGCAAGAAATATCTTGCGGCTCTCGAAAAGATAGAGCTGCATAAGAAGCATACGCTTGAGGAAGCGGTTGCAAAACTGAAAGAGGTCGCATTTGCCAAGTTTGACGAGACAGTCGAACTTACGATGTGGCTTGGCGTTGATCCGCGAAAGGCAGATCAGCTCGTTCGCGGAACGATCGTTCTGCCGCACGGACTTGGCGGAGCCGCCAAGAAGATCGTTGTTATTGCTCAGGGTGACAAGGTGCGTGAAGCAGAAGAAGCCGGTGCAGATATGGCCGGTGGCGATGAGATCCTCGAAAAGATCAAAGGCGGCTGGCTCGACTTTGACGCATTGATCGCGACCCCCGATATGATGGGTAAGGTCGGTCAATTAGGTAAGGTCCTCGGTCCTCGAGGCCTGATGCCCAATCCAAAAACAGGTACAGTTACGATGGATGTCAAGACCGCCATCGAAGAGACCAAGGCCGGCAAGGTCGAATATCGCGTCGATAAGACGGGCGTTATTCACTCGCCGGTCGGCAAGGTGTCGTTTGACGATGCCAAATTGGCCGAGAACACGAGGGTCCTGATCGGAGCAGTGATGAAGGCAAAACCGACCACTGCCAAAGGCCGTTACCTGAAGAAGATCAATCTTGCGGCAACGATGAGCCCGGGCGTATTGCTCGATGAGCTCGCATACGCATAG
- a CDS encoding 50S ribosomal protein L10 gives MKTRETKQKDLTALTESLSNSTSAMVVSFTKLTVSKDQELRKSLREAGAEYQVVKNTLARIAVKGTQFEDASGAFKGVTAIAWTENDPVVLSKAISKFMKENADIYTFKSGVVDGKLVDLQQLTTIANLPSKDELIAKLLFVINSGAQRIVTVINAVPRDLAIVIKQIGDAKPVDASATPVVEAKAETPAAEAEEAPAAEETQNAEEAPGAEAEAAPADDAAVEVAAADEAAPVAEEAPAEEAGE, from the coding sequence ATGAAAACTAGAGAAACAAAACAGAAAGATCTGACCGCCCTCACTGAGTCGCTTTCCAATTCCACATCCGCAATGGTCGTAAGCTTTACAAAGCTGACCGTTTCGAAGGATCAGGAGCTTAGAAAGAGCTTGCGTGAAGCCGGTGCAGAGTACCAAGTAGTGAAAAACACCTTGGCCCGCATTGCGGTGAAAGGTACCCAGTTTGAAGACGCTTCAGGAGCGTTCAAGGGCGTTACTGCTATAGCTTGGACCGAGAATGATCCGGTTGTACTCTCGAAAGCAATTTCGAAGTTCATGAAGGAGAATGCTGATATCTACACGTTCAAATCGGGCGTGGTAGACGGCAAACTGGTCGATCTGCAGCAATTGACGACGATCGCAAATCTGCCGTCGAAAGACGAGCTTATCGCGAAACTGCTCTTCGTTATTAATAGCGGAGCTCAACGTATCGTTACAGTTATCAACGCGGTACCGCGTGACCTGGCGATCGTGATCAAGCAGATCGGTGACGCTAAGCCGGTTGACGCATCGGCTACTCCGGTGGTCGAAGCCAAGGCTGAGACTCCGGCTGCTGAAGCTGAAGAGGCTCCTGCGGCGGAGGAGACTCAGAATGCTGAGGAAGCTCCGGGAGCCGAGGCGGAAGCTGCTCCGGCAGACGATGCGGCGGTCGAAGTGGCCGCAGCAGACGAAGCCGCTCCAGTAGCTGAAGAGGCTCCGGCTGAAGAAGCAGGCGAATAG
- the rplL gene encoding 50S ribosomal protein L7/L12: protein MATTKADVIEYLKGVSLLEASELVKELEEVFGVSAAAAAAPMMMAAPAGGETAAAEEKDAFDVVLTAAGGNKIAVIKIVREVVAGLGLKEAKDLVDGAPKAIKEGVSQAEADEIKTKLTEAGATVEVK, encoded by the coding sequence ATGGCAACTACAAAAGCAGACGTTATTGAGTATTTGAAAGGTGTGTCGCTTCTCGAAGCGTCGGAATTGGTTAAGGAACTTGAAGAAGTTTTTGGTGTTTCGGCCGCTGCTGCTGCAGCTCCGATGATGATGGCCGCTCCGGCCGGTGGTGAAACCGCTGCTGCCGAAGAGAAGGATGCGTTTGACGTTGTCCTTACTGCTGCCGGCGGCAACAAGATCGCTGTCATCAAGATCGTTCGTGAAGTCGTTGCAGGCTTGGGCCTCAAGGAAGCGAAGGATCTCGTTGATGGTGCTCCGAAGGCGATCAAGGAAGGCGTTTCGCAGGCAGAAGCCGACGAGATCAAGACCAAATTGACCGAAGCCGGTGCTACTGTTGAAGTCAAATAA